A genomic segment from Brucella pseudogrignonensis encodes:
- a CDS encoding alpha-2-macroglobulin family protein yields MSVRFHRLLLAFTTAFCLATSMSAHAAETRKIETTQDADYFGFDLRTEKNVSLAQCKSTCLGDNACLAFTYNPKVKWCFLKSDFNKLNASVGSIAGRVVTEEAAAAVAVEDIGAPPAISFFAANLVDEARRLKREMASLESADSLRTLRNEAGAAGLNGDPRTAMEKFRLAASMAPDESQLWAGYALSALLTEPSNGQERSKFQRDATSASWFAYQTSRTKDDRAQALAVMAQALEKRDASRPALQAYEASLDLINSASVRDAYDDLKARKGFRIVNNTVDNDNAAPRICAQFSEELVKSGVDYSSFVTLDNGAPKAVDAKDRQICVEGLEHGRNYTVTFRQGLPSAVGEVLPAPVNLSIYVQDRAPSVRFTGDSFVLPAKARRGIPLVSVNLDAAKVKLYRVGDRSLAQLLSGYQFLRQLDSYDISTVSDQMGAPVWQGEIDIAGNELNKEATTSFPVDEALPERKPGVYVLTAEPLVQKSDDEYSTKATQWFVVSDIGISTYTGQDGINVFARSLESAEPLKGVKLTLLARNNEVLGEAETERDGRATFTPGLTRGTDGMVPAVLMASNDDEDFTFLDMARAGFDLSDRGVTGRPVPKALDLYAWTERGIYRAGEVVHVGALARDDTATAIDDLPLTFIFTRPDGVEDRRLVSDSKLAGGHAIDLTLPSNAMRGTWNVSVYTDPKQPAIATQMFLVEDFVPDRIEFDLTSDKPEIAVGETANITVDGRFLYGAPAAGLALEGEVTLSTKRQWDRFKGYYFGLADEEQGEATRLPLDGLSKVDDNGKATFPVTVDEMPSTTRLVNAAVTVRMRETGGRAVERKIDVAIQPETDLIGIRPDFAGGEVPQGGTAKFSLIASDSKGDRKALDGAQWSLVKIERNYQWYRSGSSWSYEPVTFTKAIANGKIDLTIDSEAEISLPVDWGRYRLEIETADASGPATSYEFDAGWFVSSTSTETPDGLEIALDKEHYAAGDTAELKVSPRFAGELLITIGAEKLLKTITASVPEGGTTIDIPVGEDWGAGAYVTATLFRPGEAIESRMPARAIGLKWLKVDPADKQLAVKLTPPEKITPRSTLSIPVSVENAGGEQAYVMVAAVDVGILNLTRYQPPNPENWFFGQRQLGLEMRDMYGRLIDGSLGVTGKLRTGGDGGNMAAEGSPPTEKLVALFSGPVELDSDGKATITFDIPQFNGTARVMAVAWTKKAVGHAVTDVIIRDPVVITAGLPRFMAPGDQANIRFDIANTDAPDGDYRVSLETTDNLGVEVGSYPESIALKGGKRQSITVPLNAVATGAGGVTIRLSNDAGLNVEQALALPVRPVDLPVTSRHVVNLTANGGSVRVDGGLLSESLLDGAFVSVGVTRSAAFDVPALLMALDRYPYGCTEQTTSRALPLLYLSEMAAGTEAAAGLESQEELKKRVQDSIFRVLNNQSSSGSFGLWSPGSGDLWMDAYVTDFLTRAREKGYDVPQQAMLSALSNLQNALGYTTDVKERGNDIAYALYVLARNKKASVGDLRYFADTQLENFASPMAVAQLGAALALYGDQPRSERVFNASLQLATSQSSYDYNRSDYGSPLRDGAAMLALAAETKPAPKVLPSLITLVEFQREKARYLSTQDQAWMLLAARGLQDDNGAISLDINGTAHQGAFSERLNGASLEAQPLVVTNKGQGSVDAVVTAVAPPAQSLPAGGDGFNIERTYYTLDGEPANVTGVNQNERYVVVLKIDDLQEWQSRLLVTDLLPAGFEIDNPGLVSSADLGNFPWLESTQAAHLEFRNDRFVAAFDRSAGEKKPITLAYVVRAVTPGLYTHPAATVEDMYRPQFAARTATSMMEVAAP; encoded by the coding sequence ATGTCTGTTCGGTTTCATCGGCTTTTACTCGCCTTTACGACTGCGTTCTGCCTTGCGACATCAATGAGCGCTCATGCCGCAGAAACCCGGAAAATCGAGACCACGCAGGACGCCGATTATTTTGGCTTTGATCTGCGGACCGAAAAGAATGTCTCGCTGGCACAGTGCAAAAGCACTTGTCTTGGCGATAATGCCTGTCTGGCTTTCACCTATAATCCGAAGGTCAAATGGTGTTTTCTGAAATCCGATTTCAATAAGCTCAACGCGTCTGTCGGGTCGATTGCCGGGCGTGTCGTGACAGAGGAAGCTGCCGCTGCGGTTGCCGTTGAAGATATTGGTGCGCCACCGGCAATCTCATTTTTTGCTGCCAATTTGGTTGACGAAGCCCGGCGTCTCAAGCGCGAAATGGCAAGCCTTGAAAGCGCTGATAGCCTTCGCACATTGCGCAATGAGGCAGGTGCCGCGGGCCTGAATGGTGATCCGCGCACGGCAATGGAAAAATTCCGACTGGCTGCCAGCATGGCACCGGATGAAAGCCAGCTCTGGGCTGGCTATGCGCTTTCGGCACTTTTGACCGAGCCCTCCAATGGACAGGAACGCTCCAAGTTCCAGCGCGATGCGACGTCGGCCTCTTGGTTTGCCTACCAGACCTCACGCACCAAGGATGATCGCGCGCAAGCGCTTGCCGTCATGGCGCAGGCGCTGGAAAAGCGCGATGCATCGCGCCCGGCCTTGCAGGCCTATGAGGCGAGCCTTGATCTCATCAATTCCGCATCCGTTCGTGACGCCTATGACGATCTGAAGGCCCGCAAAGGCTTCCGCATCGTCAATAATACGGTCGATAATGACAATGCCGCGCCGCGCATCTGTGCGCAGTTCTCGGAAGAGCTGGTGAAAAGCGGTGTCGATTATTCGAGCTTCGTGACACTCGATAATGGTGCGCCAAAAGCCGTTGACGCCAAGGACCGCCAGATTTGCGTCGAGGGTCTGGAACATGGCCGCAATTATACGGTGACATTCCGTCAGGGACTGCCATCGGCGGTTGGCGAAGTGCTGCCAGCTCCGGTCAATCTTTCGATCTATGTGCAGGACCGCGCGCCATCGGTACGCTTTACCGGCGACAGCTTCGTGCTGCCTGCGAAAGCCCGTCGCGGCATACCGCTGGTCAGTGTTAATCTGGATGCAGCAAAAGTTAAGCTCTACCGTGTTGGCGACCGTTCGCTGGCCCAGCTTCTCTCCGGCTATCAGTTCCTGCGCCAGTTGGACAGCTACGACATCAGCACGGTTTCCGATCAGATGGGTGCGCCAGTCTGGCAAGGCGAAATCGACATTGCAGGCAACGAGCTGAATAAGGAAGCGACAACCAGTTTCCCGGTTGATGAAGCACTGCCGGAACGCAAGCCCGGCGTCTATGTGCTGACTGCTGAGCCGCTGGTTCAGAAGTCCGATGACGAATATAGCACCAAGGCTACGCAATGGTTTGTCGTTTCCGATATCGGCATTTCGACCTACACCGGACAGGACGGCATCAATGTGTTTGCCCGTTCGCTGGAAAGCGCAGAGCCGCTTAAAGGCGTGAAGCTGACGCTGCTTGCACGCAACAATGAAGTGCTGGGCGAAGCTGAGACTGAACGCGATGGCCGCGCAACCTTTACGCCGGGTTTGACACGCGGCACAGACGGCATGGTGCCAGCGGTGCTGATGGCCAGTAACGATGACGAGGATTTCACATTCCTAGATATGGCGCGTGCTGGTTTCGATCTTTCCGATCGTGGTGTGACGGGCCGTCCCGTGCCGAAAGCGCTTGATCTTTATGCTTGGACCGAGCGCGGCATCTATCGTGCGGGCGAAGTTGTGCATGTGGGTGCGCTCGCGCGCGACGACACCGCAACAGCAATTGACGATCTGCCGCTCACCTTCATCTTCACGCGTCCCGACGGCGTGGAAGATCGCCGTCTCGTTTCCGATAGCAAACTGGCCGGTGGTCATGCCATCGACCTGACCTTGCCGTCGAACGCCATGCGCGGCACCTGGAATGTTTCGGTCTATACCGATCCCAAGCAGCCAGCGATTGCCACGCAGATGTTCCTGGTTGAAGATTTCGTGCCGGACCGGATCGAGTTCGACCTGACGTCTGACAAGCCGGAAATCGCTGTTGGCGAAACCGCCAATATCACCGTGGACGGTCGTTTCCTCTATGGTGCGCCTGCCGCTGGTCTTGCGCTTGAAGGCGAAGTCACGCTTTCGACCAAGCGTCAGTGGGACCGTTTTAAGGGCTATTATTTCGGCCTCGCCGATGAAGAACAGGGCGAAGCTACGCGCCTGCCGCTCGATGGCCTGTCAAAAGTCGATGACAATGGCAAGGCGACCTTCCCGGTTACAGTTGATGAAATGCCGTCAACGACGCGCCTCGTAAACGCGGCCGTGACCGTTCGTATGCGTGAAACCGGCGGTCGTGCGGTTGAGCGTAAGATCGATGTGGCGATTCAGCCTGAAACCGATCTGATCGGCATTCGCCCGGATTTCGCCGGCGGTGAAGTTCCGCAGGGCGGCACTGCAAAGTTCAGCCTGATCGCCTCTGACAGCAAGGGTGATCGCAAGGCGCTTGATGGCGCACAATGGTCACTGGTCAAGATCGAGCGTAATTATCAGTGGTATCGCAGCGGCAGCAGCTGGAGCTATGAGCCAGTGACTTTCACCAAGGCGATTGCCAACGGCAAGATTGACCTTACAATCGATAGCGAGGCTGAAATCAGTCTGCCGGTCGATTGGGGTCGGTATCGTCTCGAAATCGAAACAGCCGATGCTTCGGGTCCGGCCACAAGTTATGAATTTGATGCGGGCTGGTTTGTCAGTTCAACCTCGACCGAAACACCAGACGGGCTCGAAATCGCGCTCGACAAGGAACATTATGCGGCGGGCGATACGGCAGAACTGAAAGTGTCCCCACGTTTTGCGGGTGAGCTGCTCATCACCATTGGTGCGGAGAAGCTGCTTAAGACAATCACCGCAAGCGTGCCGGAAGGTGGCACGACCATCGATATTCCGGTAGGTGAGGATTGGGGTGCGGGCGCCTATGTAACGGCAACGCTGTTCCGTCCGGGTGAGGCTATTGAAAGCCGTATGCCTGCGCGTGCAATTGGTCTTAAATGGCTGAAGGTCGATCCTGCCGACAAGCAGCTTGCAGTCAAGCTGACCCCGCCTGAAAAGATCACGCCGCGTTCCACACTTTCCATCCCGGTTTCGGTTGAAAATGCGGGTGGCGAGCAGGCCTATGTCATGGTCGCGGCAGTCGATGTCGGCATTCTCAATCTGACACGCTATCAGCCGCCGAACCCTGAAAACTGGTTCTTCGGCCAGCGTCAGCTGGGCCTTGAGATGCGCGATATGTATGGTCGCCTGATCGATGGTTCGCTCGGCGTCACCGGCAAGCTGCGCACAGGTGGCGATGGTGGCAATATGGCAGCGGAAGGCAGTCCGCCCACTGAAAAGCTGGTTGCGCTGTTCTCTGGTCCGGTTGAACTGGATAGCGACGGCAAGGCAACAATCACTTTCGACATACCGCAGTTCAACGGCACCGCGCGCGTCATGGCGGTTGCATGGACCAAGAAGGCTGTTGGCCATGCGGTGACCGATGTCATCATCCGCGATCCTGTGGTCATTACCGCTGGTCTGCCACGCTTCATGGCCCCTGGCGATCAGGCCAATATCCGCTTCGATATTGCCAATACGGATGCACCGGACGGCGATTATCGTGTGAGCCTTGAGACCACTGATAATCTCGGTGTTGAGGTTGGCTCCTACCCTGAAAGCATTGCGCTTAAGGGTGGCAAACGACAGTCGATCACCGTTCCACTCAATGCTGTTGCCACGGGTGCCGGTGGTGTGACGATCCGGCTTTCCAACGATGCAGGCCTCAATGTTGAACAGGCTTTGGCATTGCCGGTGCGTCCGGTCGATCTGCCGGTCACGAGCCGCCATGTCGTCAATCTCACGGCCAATGGCGGAAGTGTGCGAGTCGATGGCGGCCTTCTGTCTGAAAGCCTGCTTGATGGTGCTTTTGTCAGCGTTGGTGTGACGCGAAGTGCCGCATTTGATGTGCCAGCTTTGTTGATGGCGCTCGACCGCTATCCTTATGGCTGCACAGAGCAGACCACCAGCCGCGCACTGCCGCTGCTTTATTTGAGCGAAATGGCTGCAGGTACGGAAGCGGCAGCAGGTCTGGAAAGTCAGGAGGAACTTAAGAAGCGCGTACAGGATTCCATCTTCCGTGTGCTCAACAACCAGTCTTCGAGCGGTTCGTTTGGCCTCTGGTCGCCGGGGTCGGGTGATCTCTGGATGGATGCCTATGTGACCGACTTCCTGACGCGTGCCCGCGAAAAGGGCTACGACGTGCCGCAGCAGGCGATGCTGTCTGCACTTTCTAATCTGCAAAATGCGCTCGGCTATACCACCGACGTCAAGGAACGCGGCAACGACATTGCCTATGCGCTCTATGTTCTGGCACGCAACAAGAAGGCTTCAGTTGGCGATCTGCGTTACTTTGCCGATACCCAGCTTGAAAACTTTGCAAGCCCGATGGCCGTTGCCCAGCTTGGTGCAGCACTTGCTCTTTATGGTGATCAGCCGCGTTCGGAACGCGTGTTCAATGCGTCGCTCCAGCTCGCAACCAGCCAGTCCAGCTATGACTATAATCGTTCCGATTATGGCTCGCCGCTGCGCGATGGTGCGGCGATGCTCGCCCTGGCTGCTGAAACCAAGCCTGCGCCAAAAGTGCTGCCATCGCTGATTACGCTGGTCGAGTTCCAGCGCGAAAAGGCGCGTTATCTCAGCACGCAGGATCAGGCATGGATGCTGCTTGCAGCACGCGGGCTTCAGGATGACAATGGCGCAATCAGCCTCGACATCAATGGCACAGCGCATCAGGGCGCGTTCTCCGAGCGTCTCAATGGTGCAAGCCTTGAAGCGCAGCCGCTGGTCGTCACCAACAAGGGGCAGGGTTCGGTTGATGCGGTCGTGACCGCAGTTGCGCCGCCTGCGCAGTCGCTGCCTGCGGGTGGAGACGGTTTCAATATCGAGCGCACTTATTATACGCTGGATGGCGAACCGGCCAATGTCACCGGGGTCAATCAGAATGAGCGCTATGTGGTTGTTCTGAAAATTGACGATCTGCAGGAATGGCAGTCGCGTCTGCTTGTGACCGATCTGCTGCCCGCTGGTTTCGAGATCGACAATCCGGGCCTTGTTTCCAGTGCCGATCTTGGCAATTTCC
- a CDS encoding PIG-L deacetylase family protein encodes MIDLLSMASSNKPLKLLCLGAHSDDIEIGCGGTILHLISSGIPLDIHWCVLSGNVERHNEAELAALDFLQGASSFQINLASFEDSYFPAQIRDIKSWLMLQRQRQSPDIVFTHRKHDAHQDHRTISELTWNLFRDQLILEYEIPKWDGDLGQPNAYSALSADILKRKIELLLKHFGSQRAKDWFDTETFQGIARLRGMECRAPEAYAEAFFARKIRLF; translated from the coding sequence ATGATTGATCTTCTTTCAATGGCGAGCTCAAACAAGCCGTTGAAATTATTGTGCCTTGGTGCGCATTCGGACGATATCGAGATTGGATGTGGTGGAACCATACTGCATTTGATTTCGTCCGGCATTCCGCTCGATATTCATTGGTGTGTTCTCTCTGGAAATGTCGAGCGACACAATGAAGCTGAATTGGCGGCGCTTGATTTTTTGCAAGGCGCAAGCAGCTTTCAAATCAATCTCGCCTCATTTGAGGACAGCTATTTCCCGGCCCAGATCAGAGATATTAAAAGCTGGCTGATGCTGCAGCGTCAGCGTCAATCGCCGGATATTGTTTTTACGCATCGAAAGCATGATGCACACCAGGACCACCGCACGATTAGCGAATTGACGTGGAATCTTTTTCGAGATCAGCTGATACTTGAATATGAAATTCCGAAATGGGATGGTGATCTGGGGCAGCCGAACGCTTATAGCGCTCTCTCCGCCGATATCTTGAAACGGAAAATCGAGCTTTTGCTCAAGCATTTTGGATCGCAGCGCGCCAAAGACTGGTTTGATACAGAAACCTTTCAAGGCATAGCGCGGCTGCGTGGCATGGAGTGTCGTGCACCTGAGGCCTATGCCGAAGCCTTCTTCGCACGCAAAATCCGTCTTTTTTAA
- a CDS encoding sugar phosphate nucleotidyltransferase — MKVVLFCGGLGTRIREYSENVPKPMIPLGHQPILHHVMEYYSDYGHNDFILCLGYKANVVKDFFLNIRPQTFADCVVSDGGRNVQLLEEVDRDWSVTLLDTGIWRNIGERLWSARAHVANEEVFLANYSDGLSDVDLDDMTERFRASGKIACFLAVRPPLTYHLADIADGGNVRAFRTSNTSDIWINGGYFLFRKEIFDYMREGEELVLEPFSRLIAENQLMAYKYEGFWRSMDTLRDWQTLEDMVEKGDMPWKKHKAEARAANIALAL, encoded by the coding sequence ATGAAAGTTGTTTTGTTTTGTGGTGGTCTGGGCACGAGAATCCGGGAATATTCTGAGAATGTTCCAAAACCGATGATACCATTGGGCCATCAGCCAATACTGCATCATGTGATGGAGTATTACAGTGATTATGGTCACAATGATTTCATTCTTTGTCTCGGCTACAAGGCCAATGTGGTGAAGGATTTTTTCCTGAACATTCGACCTCAGACATTTGCGGATTGCGTTGTTTCGGATGGCGGGCGCAATGTGCAGCTTCTGGAGGAAGTTGATCGTGACTGGAGTGTCACGCTGCTCGATACGGGCATTTGGCGCAATATCGGCGAACGATTGTGGAGTGCGCGCGCGCATGTCGCCAATGAAGAAGTTTTTCTTGCCAATTATAGCGATGGTTTAAGCGATGTTGATCTCGATGATATGACAGAACGCTTTCGTGCGAGTGGAAAAATTGCCTGCTTTCTCGCCGTAAGGCCCCCACTCACCTACCATCTTGCCGATATCGCTGATGGGGGTAATGTGCGTGCGTTCCGCACGTCAAACACGTCAGATATCTGGATTAATGGTGGTTATTTTCTCTTCCGCAAAGAAATTTTTGATTACATGCGCGAAGGCGAAGAACTGGTGCTCGAACCATTCAGTCGGTTGATCGCAGAAAACCAGTTGATGGCCTATAAATACGAAGGCTTTTGGCGATCTATGGACACTCTGCGCGACTGGCAAACGCTGGAGGACATGGTGGAGAAAGGCGATATGCCTTGGAAAAAGCATAAAGCAGAAGCCCGTGCCGCCAATATTGCGTTAGCCCTATGA
- a CDS encoding class I SAM-dependent methyltransferase, with protein MTIQTPNISRSTAMAQEQTSCRLCGSFLKHTFVDLGMSPPCESFVPPDRLDQMEPYYPLYALVCDHCFLVQLKEYFSPAEIFTEYAYFSSYATSWVDHARVYCEEITEKLSLNKNSFVVEIASNDGYLLQHFIPKDIPVLGVEPAANVAQAAVAKGVPTRVDFFGASLAAHMVETGQKADLIIGNNVLAQVPDLNDFVRGMQILLKPEGVITLEFPHLANLIEQNQFDTIYHEHFSYFSLLTIRYMAHRHRLKVIDVEELPTHGGSLRVYLAHNSSKRKAGPRVAALLKREQIFGLNNIATYEQFAEKTRRTKRDLLSFLISAKNAGKRLCGYGAPGKGNTLLNYCGIGTDFLEFTVDRNPYKHGRFTPGMHIPIHDVAAINSYRPDYILILPWNFKDEIIRQMHHVVEWGAKFIVPIPHVTLIDPALLPEER; from the coding sequence ATGACCATTCAGACACCGAACATATCGCGGAGCACGGCTATGGCTCAGGAGCAAACAAGCTGTCGCTTGTGCGGGTCTTTTCTCAAACACACTTTTGTTGATCTTGGTATGTCTCCGCCCTGCGAAAGCTTCGTTCCGCCAGATCGTCTCGATCAGATGGAACCCTATTATCCGCTCTATGCTCTTGTGTGCGATCATTGTTTTCTAGTGCAATTGAAAGAGTATTTCAGCCCGGCGGAAATATTCACTGAATATGCTTATTTCTCATCCTATGCGACCAGCTGGGTTGATCATGCGCGCGTGTATTGCGAGGAAATCACCGAAAAGCTGAGCTTGAACAAAAATAGTTTCGTGGTCGAGATTGCGAGCAATGACGGCTATCTTTTGCAACACTTTATACCCAAAGATATTCCTGTTCTCGGGGTTGAACCGGCAGCCAATGTTGCACAGGCCGCAGTGGCAAAAGGTGTTCCGACGCGGGTGGACTTCTTTGGTGCAAGCCTCGCGGCCCACATGGTCGAAACAGGGCAAAAGGCCGATTTAATTATTGGCAATAATGTGCTTGCACAGGTGCCTGATCTCAACGACTTTGTTCGTGGAATGCAAATTTTGCTTAAACCGGAAGGTGTCATAACGCTGGAGTTTCCACATCTCGCGAACCTGATTGAGCAGAACCAGTTTGATACGATTTACCATGAACATTTCTCGTATTTTTCGCTGCTGACGATCCGTTACATGGCACATCGTCATCGCCTGAAGGTTATTGATGTTGAGGAACTTCCGACCCATGGCGGTTCGTTGCGGGTTTATCTCGCACATAACAGCAGCAAGCGCAAAGCTGGCCCGCGGGTTGCTGCCCTTCTCAAGCGCGAGCAAATTTTCGGGCTGAATAACATTGCGACCTATGAGCAATTTGCTGAGAAAACGCGACGCACAAAACGCGACCTTTTATCTTTTCTCATTTCGGCAAAGAATGCTGGCAAGCGCCTTTGCGGTTATGGTGCGCCTGGAAAGGGCAATACGCTGCTCAATTACTGTGGTATCGGCACGGATTTTCTTGAGTTTACAGTAGATCGAAATCCCTACAAGCACGGACGCTTTACTCCGGGGATGCACATCCCGATCCATGATGTCGCTGCGATCAATAGTTATCGGCCGGATTACATTCTTATTCTGCCCTGGAATTTCAAGGATGAGATCATCCGTCAAATGCATCATGTCGTCGAATGGGGTGCCAAATTTATTGTTCCCATCCCGCATGTCACTCTGATTGATCCTGCTTTGTTGCCAGAGGAGCGATAG
- the rfbC gene encoding dTDP-4-dehydrorhamnose 3,5-epimerase produces the protein MQFVPLIIDGAWSIRPERLEDERGWFARVFCENLFAKHKLETLYPQHSLSFSREKGTLRGLHYQNEPHSETKLVTCLQGIIWDVLVDLRPHSKSYMRWTGIELSAENGIQLYIPEGCAHGFQTLTDNVLMRYMISSPYVPESADGLRYDDPALGIPWPDRPTVISQKDRDWPLLSASLQQADDPQHLP, from the coding sequence ATGCAGTTCGTTCCGCTTATAATCGACGGAGCTTGGTCGATCCGACCTGAAAGGCTTGAAGACGAGCGTGGCTGGTTTGCTCGCGTTTTCTGTGAAAACCTGTTTGCCAAGCATAAGCTGGAAACGCTTTACCCACAGCATAGCCTTTCCTTTTCGCGTGAAAAGGGAACGCTGAGAGGGCTTCATTATCAGAATGAACCACATTCCGAAACAAAGCTTGTCACATGTCTACAGGGCATCATCTGGGACGTTTTGGTCGATCTGCGACCGCACTCAAAAAGCTATATGCGATGGACTGGCATCGAGCTTTCAGCAGAAAACGGCATACAACTTTACATACCGGAAGGCTGCGCCCACGGCTTCCAAACTCTCACAGATAATGTCTTGATGCGTTATATGATATCCAGTCCCTATGTCCCGGAATCTGCTGATGGGTTGCGCTATGATGATCCAGCTTTGGGCATCCCATGGCCAGATAGGCCAACGGTCATTTCCCAGAAAGATCGTGACTGGCCGCTGCTTTCAGCAAGCCTACAGCAAGCAGACGATCCGCAGCATCTGCCATAA
- a CDS encoding DUF4910 domain-containing protein yields MDARAVEAPNNPPMPDTVGQRIYDLAARLFPICRSLSGEGVRETLAILGEYIPLEMHHIPTGETLFDWKAPQEWIIREAYIKSADGRRIVDFASNNLHVVNYSIPVHATMPLGELKSYIHTLPEQPDLIPYRTCYHTEAWGFCMAHDDLMAMKDETYEVVIDSERRDGFLTRGECVIKGETNETFILSAHLCHPSLANDNCSGLAVLARVGETLKERKTRLTYRLLFGPATFGALAWLQQNESCLDRVHYGLVLSCLGDGGGPNYKRSRRGDAAIDQIMDYVLNSSDLTRASMLDFWPYGYDERQFCSPGFNLPVGMLQRSLYGTFPEYHTSADNLDFIKPEYLEQSYQMIMQAIDIAERNWVPVSTSPKGEPQLGKRGLYSNVGGDKQAAENAMAMLWVLNLADGSFSIFEMSRRAKLPFVLMADAADRLLAVGLLKAAASHDLSGK; encoded by the coding sequence ATGGACGCAAGGGCAGTTGAAGCTCCAAATAATCCGCCAATGCCGGACACGGTCGGACAGCGTATTTATGATCTGGCTGCCCGCCTTTTCCCAATTTGCCGAAGCCTCAGCGGTGAAGGTGTGCGGGAAACGCTGGCTATTCTTGGGGAATATATCCCGTTGGAAATGCATCATATTCCGACCGGTGAAACACTTTTCGACTGGAAGGCGCCACAGGAATGGATCATTCGCGAGGCTTATATCAAAAGTGCCGACGGGAGGCGAATTGTCGATTTTGCGAGCAATAATCTACATGTCGTCAATTATAGCATTCCGGTTCATGCAACCATGCCGCTCGGCGAGCTTAAGAGCTACATTCATACATTGCCTGAGCAGCCAGATCTCATTCCATACCGTACTTGCTACCATACGGAAGCATGGGGCTTTTGCATGGCCCATGATGATTTGATGGCCATGAAAGACGAGACCTATGAAGTTGTCATCGACTCCGAACGTCGGGATGGCTTTTTGACCCGTGGTGAGTGCGTTATAAAAGGCGAAACGAACGAGACGTTTATACTTTCCGCCCATCTTTGCCATCCCTCTCTTGCAAACGATAATTGTTCAGGTCTCGCCGTGTTGGCGCGGGTGGGGGAGACGCTAAAGGAGCGCAAAACACGGCTCACCTATAGGCTCTTGTTTGGGCCAGCGACATTTGGTGCGCTTGCTTGGTTGCAGCAGAATGAGAGCTGCCTTGATCGCGTGCACTATGGGTTGGTTTTATCCTGTCTTGGTGACGGTGGCGGACCAAATTATAAAAGAAGTCGCCGGGGTGACGCTGCCATTGATCAAATCATGGATTATGTCCTAAACAGCTCTGATTTGACGCGTGCGTCCATGCTCGATTTCTGGCCCTATGGCTATGATGAACGCCAGTTTTGTTCTCCGGGTTTTAATCTGCCTGTCGGTATGCTTCAGCGGAGTCTTTATGGCACGTTCCCCGAATATCATACTTCTGCGGATAATCTTGACTTCATAAAACCCGAATATCTTGAACAATCCTATCAGATGATCATGCAGGCGATCGATATTGCAGAACGCAATTGGGTGCCAGTTAGTACATCTCCAAAAGGTGAACCGCAGCTCGGGAAGCGTGGGCTATACTCAAATGTTGGTGGTGATAAACAGGCAGCGGAAAATGCTATGGCCATGTTATGGGTGTTGAATTTGGCCGACGGCAGCTTTTCTATTTTTGAAATGAGCCGACGTGCGAAACTGCCGTTCGTCCTTATGGCAGATGCTGCGGATCGTCTGCTTGCTGTAGGCTTGCTGAAAGCAGCGGCCAGTCACGATCTTTCTGGGAAATGA